In a single window of the Rhodamnia argentea isolate NSW1041297 chromosome 2, ASM2092103v1, whole genome shotgun sequence genome:
- the LOC115747868 gene encoding patatin-like protein 2, producing the protein MEYEKLTLKPPTYGNLITVLSIDGGGIRGMIPGVILACLESELQKLDGEDARIADYFDVIAGTSTGGLLAAMLTAPNGKNRPLFAANDIKSFYLDNGPKIFPQKSCLFSSIMQSAKLVFGPKYDGKYLHNLLRAKLGNLRLHQTLTNVVIPTFDVKQLQPVIFSSFEVKRRTRLNAIISDICIGTSAAPTYLPAHFFQTSDSTGARRDFNLIDGGMAANNPTLIAVSEVTKEITRGSPAFNSINASEFGRFLVISLGTGSAKVEEKYEAKSVARWGVFNWLMGGNSVPLVDVFMQGSADMVDFHLSVVFKSLNCESNYLRIQDDTLRGTVSTVDTSTKENLNNLVKVGEELLKKPVSKVNLETGNLEPSKLETNEQALKRFAKLLVEEKRGRHANHSKTLSSKA; encoded by the exons ATGGAGTACGAGAAATTGACCCTGAAACCTCCGACTTATGGGAACCTTATTACTGTTCTCAGCATCGACGGAGGCGGCATAAGGGGAATGATTCCAGGAGTCATCCTAGCTTGCCTGGAATCTGAGTTACAG AAGTTGGACGGCGAGGATGCAAGGATCGCGGATTACTTCGACGTCATAGCAGGAACAAGCACCGGTGGACTTCTGGCTGCCATGCTGACAGCACCAAACGGCAAAAACCGTCCCCTGTTCGCCGCCAACGACATCAAATCCTTTTATTTAGACAATGGCCCCAAAATATTCCCACAAAAAAG CTGCTTGTTTTCCTCCATTATGCAATCGGCAAAGCTTGTGTTTGGGCCAAAATATGACGGCAAGTATCTGCACAACCTTCTGAGGGCAAAGCTTGGAAATCTGCGGCTACATCAGACTTTGACCAATGTTGTTATTCCGACCTTCGATGTTAAGCAGCTCCAGCCTGTCATCTTCTCCAGCTTTGAG GTGAAAAGGAGGACAAGACTCAATGCTATAATTTCAGATATCTGCATCGGTACTTCAGCAGCGCCGACTTACTTGCCGGCCCACTTCTTTCAAACTTCAGACTCTACAGGTGCGCGGAGGGACTTCAATCTCATCGACGGCGGTATGGCGGCTAATAATCCG ACTCTGATTGCTGTCAGCGAAGTGACAAAAGAGATCACCAGGGGATCCCCGGCTTTCAACTCCATAAATGCATCGGAATTTGGCCGGTTTTTGGTGATATCCTTGGGAACTGGATCGGCGAAGGTCGAGGAGAAGTATGAGGCCAAGTCAGTGGCCAGATGGGGTGTCTTTAATTGGTTGATGGGAGGCAATTCGGTTCCTTTAGTGGATGTGTTCATGCAAGGAAGCGCGGACATGGTTGATTTTCACCTTTCTGTGGTTTTCAAATCCCTTAATTGCGAAAGTAACTATCTCAGGATTCAG GATGACACATTGAGAGGGACGGTATCGACAGTCGACACTTCTACAAAGGAGAATCTGAACAATCTTGTCAAGGTCGGCGAGGAGTTGTTGAAGAAGCCGGTTTCGAAGGTGAACCTGGAGACCGGTAACTTGGAGCCTTCAAAACTGGAGACTAATGAACAGGCTCTGAAAAG GTTCGCAAAGCTGCTTGTGGAAGAGAAGCGCGGCCGTCACGCCAATCATTCCAAAACTCTGTCAAGCAAAGCATAG
- the LOC115747885 gene encoding patatin-like protein 2, translated as MQPPANGKLITILSIDGGGIRGIIPGVILGFLESELQKLDGEDARIADYFDVIAGTSTGGLIAAMLAAPDKKNRPLYGGKDIKAFYLDHCPKIFPQPRCPSKIVNAVRMIKAVAGPKYRGKYLHRLVKEKLGDTRLHQTLTNVIIPTFDIKELQPTIFSSFQVKKNPSLDALVSDICIGTSAAPTYLPAHYFSTKNPNGSAREFNLIDGGVAANNPALVAVSEVTKEIINANSDFDLPDMKPTDYTRFLVLSLGTGSSKSEKKYSAKKASKWGVLGWLTNGGSTPLVDVYTQATADMVDIHLSTVFQSLKCENYLRIQDDTLTGDVASVDTATRENLENVVKVGEALLKKPLSRVNLDNGVFEPLNQGSNEEALKRLAEKLSKEKQLRRGKLSPLGTI; from the exons atgcaGCCTCCTGCTAATGGGAAGTTGATCACCATCCTAAGCATTGATGGTGGTGGGATTAGGGGAATTATTCCCGGTGTAATTCTGGGTTTCCTAGAGTCCGAGCTTCAG AAGCTGGATGGAGAGGACGCGAGAATCGCAGACTACTTCGACGTTATTGCCGGAACCAGCACGGGCGGCCTCATCGCCGCGATGCTGGCGGCGCCGGACAAGAAGAACCGCCCTCTATACGGCGGCAAGGATATCAAGGCCTTCTATTTGGATCACTGCCCTAAGATCTTCCCTCAGCCCAG ATGTCCGAGCAAAATTGTCAACGCTGTAAGGATGATCAAAGCCGTGGCTGGACCGAAATACAGAGGGAAATATCTGCACAGACTTGTTAAGGAGAAATTGGGAGATACCAGATTGCACCAAACACTGACTAATGTGATTATTCCAACATTTGACATCAAGGAATTGCAGCCTACTATCTTCTCCAGCTTCCAG GTGAAGAAGAACCCTAGCTTGGATGCTTTAGTCTCAGACATATGCATCGGAACTTCGGCTGCACCAACTTACCTTCCAGCCCACTATTTTAGCACCAAGAACCCTAATGGATCAGCCAGGGAATTCAATCTTATTGATGGTGGCGTCGCGGCAAATAATCCG GCTCTAGTGGCTGTAAGTGAGGTGACCAAAGAAATAATCAATGCGAACTCGGATTTTGATCTTCCTGATATGAAGCCAACAGACTATACCAGGTTCCTGGTTCTGTCCCTGGGCACCGGTTCATCGAAATCTGAGAAAAAGTACAGTGCCAAGAAAGCATCTAAATGGGGTGTGCTCGGCTGGCTCACGAATGGTGGTTCGACTCCTTTAGTTGATGTCTACACACAAGCAACTGCCGACATGGTGGATATTCATCTCTCCACTGTATTCCAGTCTCTTAAATGCGAAAATTACCTCCGCATTCAG GATGATACATTGACGGGAGATGTGGCTTCGGTGGACACGGCCACAAGGGAGAACTTGGAGAATGTTGTGAAGGTTGGAGAGGCATTGTTGAAGAAGCCATTGTCCAGGGTGAACTTGGACAATGGGGTCTTTGAGCCTTTAAATCAGGGTTCAAATGAAGAGGCTCTCAAGAG ACTAGCTGAAAAGCTGTCCAAGGAGAAGCAGCTCCGCCGAGGAAAATTGTCGCCTCTAGGAACTATATGA